One Vitis vinifera cultivar Pinot Noir 40024 chromosome 8, ASM3070453v1 genomic window carries:
- the LOC104880074 gene encoding 3'-5' exonuclease codes for MAVAELERCRTHELFRVAFHDDCIETLVTHVPHMVDSWIGDIEHIHRHRLHKLIVGLDIEWRPNNARYTNPVAILQLCVGRRCLIFQLLYAPEIPTSLIDFLGDTDYTFVGVGIQADSQKLLNDHNLRVGNVVDLAVLAARVLNTRELRNAGIKRLAREVLGREVEKPKHVARSRWDTDWLSDAQVHYACVDAFVSFEVGRCLNASAD; via the coding sequence ATGGCCGTTGCAGAGCTCGAAAGATGCCGAACCCACGAACTTTTTCGGGTGGCATTCCACGACGACTGCATCGAAACCCTTGTCACCCACGTGCCCCACATGGTGGATTCTTGGATCGGCGACATCGAGCACATCCACCGCCACCGGCTTCACAAACTCATCGTGGGTCTCGACATCGAGTGGCGTCCCAACAACGCCCGCTACACCAACCCGGTGGCCATCCTGCAGCTCTGCGTGGGTCGCCGTTGCCTCATCTTTCAGCTTTTATACGCTCCGGAGATACCCACATCTCTGATTGATTTTCTGGGTGATACTGATTACACATTTGTGGGGGTTGGAATTCAGGCGGATTCCCAGAAGTTGCTGAATGATCACAACCTGAGGGTGGGGAATGTCGTGGATCTTGCGGTGTTGGCGGCGAGGGTTTTGAATACGAGGGAGCTTCGGAATGCGGGTATAAAGCGTCTGGCCCGTGAGGTTCTGGGAAGGGAGGTGGAGAAGCCGAAGCATGTGGCTAGGAGTCGGTGGGACACTGACTGGCTTTCTGACGCTCAGGTACACTATGCTTGTGTCGATGCTTTTGTCTCCTTTGAGGTTGGAAGGTGTCTCAATGCCTCTGCGGACTAA
- the LOC100244877 gene encoding phosphatidylinositol 4-kinase gamma 8, with product MHAILTCMKFSKMAVVVNQHHGFKAFTRSQRCRLQSFTHLENTMFELSQTNLAHSLKQAFEVANIHKSFSTPCLSLATNSEEDFDASPRIEIIGGRGASSVRALVAEVAIAMASGADPVRASTGLGGAYFLDGQKGNTIAVAKPVDEEPLALNNPKGFVGRALGQPGLKRSVRVGETGVRELAAYLLDHGGFAGVPPTGLVKISHSAFHINNAVESSTPPFKIASIQRFVDHDFDAGELGSSGFSVASIHQIGILDVRLLNLDRHAGNILVKKHERENYAVGAAELVPIDHGLCLPEWLDDPYFEWLHWPQASVPFSESEAEYISNLDPFKDAELLRCELPLLGESSVRVLVLCTIFLKQAVAAGLCLADIGEMMTRESCSAEQKLSVLENLCTEAKASLRNIFGYDDDGDEREDEIEEEIEMFQFDSECENGKQVLDLPQLLNSPTGAAAPPKSPRFSIPRSKSLASVTALSPLQEEVNHNSTDENDNGTDTTQNDGGSNEDESRDGRKVGGFMKSMSFSVQNRNHETGGISFGEMSEVEWKLFLECFEKLLPQAFEDTKNMGLRQRLGTSCRF from the coding sequence ATGCACGCCATTCTCACCTGCATGAAATTCTCCAAAATGGCAGTAGTGGTCAATCAACATCATGGTTTTAAGGCATTCACTCGATCTCAGAGATGCAGGCTCCAATCCTTTACTCACCTGGAGAACACAATGTTTGAACTCAGCCAAACCAACCTGGCCCACTCCTTAAAGCAAGCATTTGAAGTCGCTAATATTCACAAGAGCTTCTCTACCCCATGCCTATCCCTGGCAACTAATTCGGAAGAAGATTTTGATGCTAGTCCAAGGATTGAGATTATCGGTGGCCGTGGGGCCTCTAGTGTACGTGCTCTTGTTGCTGAGGTTGCAATAGCTATGGCATCTGGTGCTGATCCTGTGCGAGCATCAACTGGGTTAGGTGGTGCCTACTTCTTGGATGGTCAGAAGGGTAATACCATTGCTGTGGCAAAGCCAGTTGATGAAGAACCTTTAGCATTGAATAATCCAAAGGGATTTGTGGGTCGGGCGCTGGGCCAACCTGGCTTGAAGCGCTCAGTTCGGGTGGGTGAAACTGGTGTTCGGGAATTGGCTGCTTATCTCCTTGACCATGGTGGGTTTGCTGGTGTTCCCCCAACAGGATTGGTCAAAATCTCTCATTCTGCATTCCACATAAATAATGCAGTAGAGAGTTCAACACCCCCTTTTAAGATTGCCTCAATCCAGCGATTTGTAGATCATGACTTCGATGCAGGAGAATTGGGTTCTTCTGGATTCTCAGTCGCTTCAATACATCAGATTGGGATTCTTGATGTAAGACTTCTGAATCTAGATCGGCATGCAGGAAACATACTTGTTAAAAAACATGAACGCGAGAACTACGCTGTTGGGGCAGCTGAGCTTGTGCCCATAGATCATGGGCTTTGCCTGCCCGAGTGGCTTGACGATCCATATTTTGAGTGGCTGCATTGGCCTCAAGCCTCAGTCCCCTTTTCAGAGTCTGAGGCTGAGTATATATCTAATCTTGATCCATTCAAGGACGCGGAGCTTCTAAGGTGTGAGCTTCCCTTGCTAGGGGAGTCTTCCGTCCGGGTTCTTGTCCTTTGCACCATTTTCTTGAAGCAAGCTGTGGCTGCTGGGCTTTGTCTTGCAGATATTGGTGAAATGATGACCCGAGAATCTTGCAGTGCAGAACAAAAGTTGAGTGTATTAGAGAACCTTTGTACTGAGGCTAAGGCTAGTTTGAGAAATATATTCGGTTATGATGACGATGGTGATGAAAGAGAAGatgaaattgaagaagaaattgaaatGTTTCAATTTGACAGCGAATGTGAAAATGGCAAGCAGGTTTTGGACCTTCCTCAACTGTTGAATAGTCCAACTGGGGCAGCTGCCCCACCTAAAAGTCCAAGGTTTTCGATACCAAGATCGAAAAGTCTGGCATCGGTTACAGCACTATCTCCATTGCAAGAGGAAGTTAATCACAACAGCACTGATGAGAATGATAACGGCACGGACACCACACAAAATGATGGTGGCAGCAATGAAGATGAGAGCAGAGACGGTCGCAAGGTAGGAGGGTTCATGAAGAGCATGAGCTTCTCAGTACAAAATCGTAACCATGAAACAGGAGGCATTTCGTTCGGAGAAATGAGTGAAGTTGAATGGAAGCTGTTCCTGGAGTGCTTTGAGAAGCTATTGCCCCAGGCATTCGAGGATACAAAGAACATGGGCTTGAGGCAAAGATTGGGAACCTCTTGCAGGTTTTGA